From a single Candidatus Bipolaricaulota bacterium genomic region:
- a CDS encoding co-chaperone GroES, producing the protein MKIKPLGNRILAKKIEEEERRTPGGIVLPESAKSDKVVRAKVIAVGSNEKIEVKEGDEIIVSSFAGTEVEMGEDKLLLVKATDVLAVIEE; encoded by the coding sequence ATGAAGATCAAGCCGTTGGGAAACAGAATCCTGGCGAAGAAGATCGAGGAAGAAGAGCGGCGGACCCCGGGGGGGATCGTCCTTCCGGAGAGCGCGAAGAGCGACAAGGTCGTGCGCGCCAAGGTGATCGCCGTTGGATCGAACGAGAAGATCGAAGTGAAGGAAGGGGACGAGATCATCGTCTCCAGCTTCGCCGGGACTGAGGTGGAGATGGGTGAGGACAAGCTCCTCCTGGTGAAGGCAACCGACGTACTCGCAGTGATCGAAGAATAA